In Kitasatospora sp. NA04385, a single genomic region encodes these proteins:
- a CDS encoding CGNR zinc finger domain-containing protein: MLITHDTECALSILVELLNTAPGACGSELLPDVAALSAFVVRQEISEIDSLGPADLAAVHELRTRLREVFSAGSVERAAELVNAVVAEAGTTPRLTNHDHHGWHIHYFAPHAAIGRHLAAELGMALAFIVMAGELERLRRCEAPGCARVFVDLSRNRSRRYCDSRTCGNRLHVAAYRARQRSAEAVPAPGR, from the coding sequence CCCATGACACCGAGTGCGCGCTGAGCATCCTGGTGGAGCTGCTGAACACGGCGCCGGGGGCGTGCGGCAGCGAGCTGCTGCCCGACGTGGCGGCGCTGAGCGCGTTCGTGGTCCGGCAGGAGATCAGCGAGATCGACTCGCTCGGTCCGGCGGACCTGGCCGCGGTGCACGAGCTGCGCACCCGGCTGCGCGAGGTGTTCTCGGCCGGGTCGGTCGAGCGGGCCGCGGAGCTGGTGAACGCGGTGGTCGCGGAGGCCGGCACCACGCCCCGGCTGACCAACCACGACCACCACGGCTGGCACATCCACTACTTCGCCCCGCACGCCGCGATCGGCCGCCACCTGGCCGCCGAGCTCGGCATGGCGCTGGCGTTCATCGTGATGGCCGGTGAGCTGGAGCGGCTGCGCCGCTGCGAGGCGCCGGGCTGCGCCCGGGTGTTCGTCGACCTGTCGCGCAACCGTTCGCGCCGCTACTGCGACAGCCGCACCTGCGGCAACCGGCTGCACGTCGCCGCGTACCGGGCCCGGCAGCGCTCGGCGGAGGCGGTGCCGGCCCCGGGCCGCTGA
- a CDS encoding DsbA family protein: MSDSSLPRVEFWCDLLCPDCRTALDDVRALRERFGDALTVELRHFPLEKHKHAYPAAEAAAEAFEQGRGWEFAEAVLARLEDVERGGAPVLVEIAAAVGVDADEVDTALVDGRHMLWVDADVAEGRAIGVTGTPTYVVAGKRLDGGKSQDGLRERIVELLNG; this comes from the coding sequence ATGAGTGATTCCTCGCTGCCCCGTGTCGAGTTCTGGTGCGACCTGCTGTGCCCCGACTGCCGTACCGCGCTGGACGACGTCCGGGCGCTGCGGGAGCGGTTCGGCGACGCGCTGACCGTCGAGCTGCGGCACTTCCCGCTGGAGAAGCACAAGCACGCGTACCCGGCGGCCGAGGCGGCGGCGGAGGCGTTCGAGCAGGGGCGCGGCTGGGAGTTCGCGGAGGCGGTGCTGGCCCGGCTGGAGGACGTCGAGCGGGGCGGGGCGCCGGTGCTGGTGGAGATCGCCGCCGCGGTGGGCGTCGACGCGGACGAGGTGGACACCGCGCTGGTCGACGGGCGGCACATGCTGTGGGTGGACGCGGACGTGGCCGAGGGGCGGGCGATCGGGGTGACCGGCACGCCGACGTACGTGGTGGCGGGGAAGCGGCTGGACGGCGGGAAGTCGCAGGACGGGCTGCGGGAGCGGATCGTCGAGCTGCTGAACGGCTGA